The following are encoded in a window of Flavobacteriales bacterium genomic DNA:
- a CDS encoding T9SS type A sorting domain-containing protein, translating to MYQAGPSFGFELNELPSGNSLINMGSAHVIDGNGYILNSSTYFQTNVVFSSQNMRYVGGDRVLCASSTWTAPCSFGSGAYMEPVIGLMDTLGAVTSMKQYALNSGVCGGLTKGLLPTADSGAIVWGRDYGPFALRVDGSLEPVWSKRLMDAGAFSFFKEFPNGDLLAGINRQTAGVVVARMNAAGEVLWSRSYIRPRGVVSDALIEPDGSFVLVGYTDSTGTTDPIFTPLPPGYNPKLFMMKLNGEGDVLWCKGYRSTTNLWYTRRDAVIRRTLDGQYAVLATLGPPAQHDWFRPYLMKTDLNGDTLWTRSVGRHNYTYLAQDLQASSDGGYMISGIIYGSMPGNQSGLMYIYKADSLGHFECWERVPSIEVMDLFPVDSTVILNIISGVATADPMDFTDSILDSSIFTTYDGCSFTTGFPSTMATRRPIFVRPNPTRGRFTLEVQDPLLKDSFYSVYDATGRLLYQRPLPAGTNLEEIDLTRFGRGTYVLRVTDPEGVRHERVVVE from the coding sequence ATGTACCAAGCTGGTCCCAGTTTTGGGTTCGAACTCAACGAGCTGCCCAGCGGCAACAGCTTGATCAATATGGGGTCCGCGCATGTCATCGATGGGAATGGATACATCCTCAATTCCAGCACCTATTTCCAGACCAATGTGGTATTCTCTTCGCAGAACATGAGGTACGTGGGTGGAGATCGTGTCCTGTGTGCCTCATCAACGTGGACTGCTCCTTGCTCTTTCGGGTCTGGCGCATATATGGAGCCGGTCATCGGACTCATGGACACGCTGGGGGCGGTCACCAGCATGAAGCAGTATGCGCTGAATTCTGGCGTTTGCGGTGGCCTAACCAAAGGATTGCTGCCCACTGCGGATAGCGGTGCGATCGTATGGGGGAGGGATTATGGTCCTTTCGCGTTGCGTGTGGATGGTTCGTTGGAGCCAGTATGGTCCAAACGCCTCATGGATGCAGGTGCCTTCAGCTTCTTCAAGGAGTTTCCGAACGGCGATCTGTTGGCCGGCATCAACAGGCAAACGGCCGGTGTGGTGGTGGCCCGCATGAACGCCGCTGGGGAGGTGCTCTGGAGCAGGAGCTACATACGGCCACGGGGGGTAGTGAGCGATGCCCTCATCGAACCGGATGGCTCCTTCGTGCTGGTGGGCTATACCGATAGCACCGGTACCACGGACCCGATCTTCACACCGCTGCCGCCGGGATACAACCCGAAGCTCTTTATGATGAAGCTCAATGGCGAGGGCGATGTGCTCTGGTGCAAGGGCTACAGAAGCACCACCAACCTCTGGTACACCCGCCGCGATGCGGTGATCAGGCGCACCTTGGACGGCCAGTACGCCGTGCTCGCCACCCTGGGACCACCGGCCCAGCATGATTGGTTCAGGCCCTACCTGATGAAAACGGACCTGAACGGCGATACCCTCTGGACCCGGTCCGTGGGTCGGCACAACTATACCTACTTGGCCCAAGATCTACAGGCCAGTTCCGATGGGGGCTACATGATAAGTGGAATAATTTATGGTAGCATGCCTGGTAACCAAAGCGGGCTGATGTACATCTACAAAGCCGATTCACTTGGCCACTTCGAGTGTTGGGAGCGAGTGCCATCCATAGAGGTGATGGATCTGTTCCCAGTGGACAGCACGGTAATACTGAACATCATCAGCGGGGTTGCCACGGCCGATCCGATGGACTTCACGGACAGCATTTTGGATTCGAGCATTTTTACCACCTATGATGGCTGCTCGTTCACTACGGGTTTTCCTTCCACCATGGCGACCCGCCGCCCCATATTCGTGCGCCCCAACCCCACCCGCGGCCGCTTCACCCTGGAGGTGCAAGACCCCTTGCTGAAGGACAGCTTCTACAGCGTGTACGATGCCACCGGCCGCTTGCTCTACCAGCGCCCCCTACCTGCGGGCACCAACTTGGAAGAGATCGATCTAACGCGCTTCGGTAGGGGCACCTATGTGCTGCGGGTAACAGACCCGGAGGGGGTGAGGCATGAACGGGTGGTGGTGGAGTAG
- a CDS encoding SprB repeat-containing protein, whose amino-acid sequence MFVPPYPIDHALLSPPRKIPFLLIACAAAGLCAESAFAQPLNITLVRSNYNGYGVSCFGGTNGSIEAIVTGGTAPYSYLWSNQDTTAAISGLAAGYYRVTVTDADSTSRYAEITLSQPRALIVGLTPYTWPNGYNVSCHQCYNGSIQTSVQYGVPPYIYLWQDAVTTQHRTAIGAGNYQLVVTDHNGCQNQPGALFLSEPADNNWDKGGNAGTDPEVDYLGTSDPTDFVLKSNGTELVRLLAGGGIKLGLPSGILGLDDDGELRAFLTKPWCWPAGDTTVAPWYTCGNVIDNPNGIFFIGTVNNAPLPFRTNNQQRMVITSEGRVGIGTNPPAGAVDGYRLFVEDGIATRDVLVKLGEWPDHVFGEYYHLMPIKDLRAFLKRHRHLPGIPSAVEVEAKGGVEVGDLQRRMLEVIEQQALYILQLEEKYQGLEQRIGDLETSK is encoded by the coding sequence ATGTTCGTTCCACCCTATCCGATCGATCATGCGCTTTTATCCCCCCCCCGCAAGATCCCTTTCCTGCTGATCGCCTGCGCGGCCGCAGGTCTTTGCGCTGAAAGCGCCTTCGCCCAACCGCTCAACATCACGCTCGTCCGCAGCAACTACAACGGCTATGGCGTCAGTTGTTTCGGGGGCACCAATGGTAGCATAGAGGCCATCGTCACCGGGGGAACAGCGCCCTATTCCTATTTGTGGTCCAACCAGGACACCACCGCCGCCATCAGCGGCCTGGCAGCGGGTTACTACCGCGTAACGGTGACGGATGCGGACAGCACCTCGCGCTATGCGGAGATCACCCTCTCGCAGCCCAGGGCCCTCATTGTGGGCTTGACGCCCTACACCTGGCCCAACGGCTACAACGTCAGTTGCCACCAGTGCTACAACGGCAGCATACAGACCAGTGTGCAGTATGGCGTGCCACCCTACATCTACCTGTGGCAGGATGCCGTCACCACGCAGCACCGCACGGCCATCGGCGCGGGCAACTACCAACTGGTGGTCACGGACCACAATGGCTGCCAGAACCAGCCCGGGGCGCTGTTCCTCTCGGAACCCGCCGACAACAATTGGGACAAGGGCGGCAATGCGGGCACGGACCCGGAGGTGGATTATCTGGGCACCTCGGATCCCACGGACTTCGTGCTGAAGAGCAACGGAACGGAACTCGTCCGTCTGCTTGCAGGAGGGGGTATCAAACTGGGCCTGCCATCGGGGATCCTCGGTCTGGACGATGACGGCGAGCTGCGCGCTTTCCTCACCAAGCCTTGGTGCTGGCCTGCCGGGGATACCACGGTGGCCCCTTGGTACACGTGCGGGAATGTCATCGACAACCCGAATGGTATCTTCTTCATCGGCACGGTGAACAACGCTCCACTGCCTTTCCGCACCAACAACCAGCAACGCATGGTCATCACCAGCGAAGGCCGGGTGGGGATCGGCACCAACCCACCGGCTGGTGCGGTGGATGGCTACCGGCTCTTTGTGGAGGATGGTATCGCCACGCGCGATGTGCTGGTGAAACTGGGTGAATGGCCGGACCATGTATTCGGGGAGTACTACCACTTGATGCCGATAAAGGATCTCAGGGCGTTCTTGAAGCGGCACCGGCATTTGCCGGGCATACCGTCGGCTGTCGAAGTGGAGGCCAAGGGAGGCGTGGAGGTTGGCGACTTGCAGCGCCGCATGCTGGAGGTCATCGAGCAGCAGGCGCTGTACATCCTGCAATTGGAAGAGAAGTACCAAGGATTGGAGCAGCGGATCGGTGATCTTGAAACGTCCAAGTGA
- a CDS encoding copper resistance protein NlpE N-terminal domain-containing protein translates to MRILLPITAIAILAACGGQQAPAPEPAPEDPTPADNSRTSLDWAGTYSGTVPCADCEGIATRLTIHSDGTYVLQTQYLGKSDELFVKEGAFDWKEDGNHIVLQGIENGPSIYQVGENHLRQRDMSGNPITGELADNYVLRKAMPMAAMAARMSTEPVKPALEGTHWNLVELMGKPVPPPAEPRQQAHIVFDAQEKRAFGHAGCNRFFAGYELDEAAGRLRFSKAGSTMMACPDMSVEDAFLKALAQVDNYSIGEDGRLSLNKARMAPLMRFAAGE, encoded by the coding sequence ATGCGCATATTGCTTCCGATCACCGCGATCGCGATACTCGCCGCCTGCGGCGGCCAGCAAGCCCCCGCTCCCGAACCCGCCCCGGAGGATCCCACCCCGGCGGACAACAGCCGCACCAGCCTGGACTGGGCCGGCACCTACAGCGGCACGGTGCCCTGCGCCGACTGCGAAGGCATCGCCACGCGGCTCACCATCCACAGCGATGGCACCTACGTACTGCAGACGCAATACCTCGGCAAGAGCGATGAGCTGTTCGTGAAGGAAGGCGCCTTCGACTGGAAGGAGGACGGGAACCACATCGTGCTGCAGGGCATCGAGAACGGCCCCAGCATCTACCAAGTGGGCGAGAACCACCTGCGCCAGCGTGACATGAGCGGCAATCCAATCACCGGGGAGCTGGCCGACAACTACGTGCTGCGCAAGGCCATGCCGATGGCCGCGATGGCCGCCCGCATGAGCACCGAGCCCGTGAAGCCCGCGCTGGAAGGCACCCACTGGAACCTGGTGGAGCTGATGGGCAAGCCCGTGCCGCCACCGGCCGAGCCGCGCCAGCAGGCGCACATCGTGTTCGATGCCCAGGAGAAGCGCGCCTTCGGCCATGCGGGCTGCAACCGCTTCTTCGCGGGCTACGAGCTGGACGAGGCCGCCGGTCGTCTGCGCTTCAGCAAAGCGGGCAGCACCATGATGGCCTGCCCCGACATGAGCGTGGAGGACGCCTTCCTCAAGGCCCTCGCACAGGTGGACAACTACAGCATCGGCGAGGATGGCCGGTTGTCGTTGAACAAGGCGCGCATGGCGCCGCTGATGCGGTTCGCCGCCGGGGAGTGA
- a CDS encoding T9SS type A sorting domain-containing protein, producing the protein MRALAYTAAIAALLVMAKAKAQTPYPDHTIQDVSWNSGTHHFAVVTQHIIAPGTPILPVLITGTADADFVSGSRVRLAPGFHAGGFATGGRFRAYIDESLGQPADLIIIAPDPQGALVDNIVHVPKWEKFEVGLRLPQAYQAAVDSFFTHYYSGGPDSAATPGHVQHLYDLNPYADDSLQLVWTLHGPGGQLRMKWGFYMKEAKWNGTGNTAFLVTDSASPMFPYHIRFRFAPDEQGPWQFSLSIKAPHTRTPPDQPLPDLYHTGYSFHCDAPLPDNKGHLSVHEVNRRVLKFENGEPFFGLGVNMADWRRNAAGYGSTYRRRDHEEMLKTMELLGDVGGNFMRMFLMDKIFSPEYVNLGVYDHFKVPVLCALSESTDPQQDCDRGWINGLLGNCQNQCWAFDGMLDQARTHNIYLQLCIDPYPPVIAYEKMGWGAHPYKLHFLDKNRQNPPLNAYNMREFFYEDGDPANKGAGTIFYYWMRRYKYIMSRWGWSVNLPIIEPFNEIDQMLSYRELPNDSLGSGDGVSDCSQVDDTAIAHRDICRENRGQWLRDDGLPLVLDQWLSDIADYTRGEANFQDPVSSPLGEGKKLFMISYTDARDATHNGNLNVPHYLPFTNPKIDLIDVHKGAFMTEQTTEWAASQFIRHMTEHAERFWSNYPQPNAPQAARKPINHGESQHYTSFNYSGKHHDLLKYFHNYDIAFHTELWSSAFSGKFAAGTTWHWERVFWWPDALETPPPDPQNPFSSLFTNELGQPNHLWVSNADYHVVNKRTHHHFKPLADLLNHPSWLAYDFFGQDFRVRRNEDFSGLDVYYLQNKVPPYDLANVAIGWVQNRNASLYNNYYLHSGRQRFFECTPPAGGEGSTTWLSGFEPGTYHISWFPTRLNSTVHPPDGEVATSISGAIELDLTGHFGGIFNNFLDTLRSDYAFIITPLPFVKSLMQADEPEDLPIGTSWDFLIHPNPTRGEFTLRFPDDGAKDIAIMDLTGRLVARYASVTGAFVQFPHLHLSQGAYWVRASDGQRAKAKQLIIY; encoded by the coding sequence ATGCGCGCCTTGGCATATACGGCTGCCATCGCCGCGCTGCTGGTCATGGCAAAAGCGAAGGCCCAGACCCCCTACCCGGACCACACCATCCAGGATGTATCTTGGAACAGCGGCACGCACCATTTCGCCGTGGTCACCCAGCACATCATAGCACCGGGCACCCCCATCTTGCCGGTCCTGATCACAGGCACGGCGGATGCCGATTTCGTTTCCGGCTCACGGGTTCGTCTTGCCCCGGGTTTCCACGCGGGCGGCTTCGCCACCGGAGGCCGCTTCAGGGCCTATATCGACGAAAGCCTTGGTCAGCCTGCGGACCTGATCATTATCGCCCCGGACCCGCAAGGGGCCTTGGTGGACAACATCGTGCACGTGCCGAAATGGGAGAAGTTCGAGGTGGGATTGCGGTTGCCGCAGGCATACCAAGCCGCAGTAGACAGCTTCTTCACCCACTACTACTCAGGCGGCCCTGATAGTGCCGCCACCCCTGGCCATGTCCAGCACCTGTATGATCTCAACCCCTATGCGGACGATTCCTTGCAGTTGGTCTGGACCCTTCATGGGCCAGGCGGCCAGCTTCGCATGAAATGGGGTTTCTACATGAAGGAGGCGAAATGGAATGGCACAGGGAACACGGCGTTCCTGGTCACGGACTCGGCGAGCCCCATGTTTCCGTACCACATCCGCTTTCGTTTCGCGCCGGACGAGCAAGGGCCCTGGCAGTTTTCCTTGTCCATCAAAGCCCCACATACACGCACCCCTCCCGACCAGCCTCTGCCCGACCTCTACCATACGGGCTACAGCTTCCACTGTGACGCTCCGCTACCTGACAACAAGGGACACCTAAGCGTGCATGAGGTCAACCGTCGGGTTCTCAAATTTGAGAATGGCGAGCCGTTCTTCGGTTTGGGGGTGAATATGGCCGATTGGCGGAGGAATGCAGCTGGATATGGCAGTACCTATCGGAGGCGAGATCATGAAGAAATGTTGAAGACGATGGAGTTGCTCGGTGATGTCGGCGGGAACTTCATGAGGATGTTCCTCATGGACAAGATCTTCTCACCCGAATACGTCAACCTCGGTGTTTATGATCACTTCAAGGTCCCGGTCCTATGTGCACTCTCCGAATCCACCGATCCACAGCAAGATTGTGACAGGGGATGGATCAATGGACTTCTTGGCAACTGCCAGAACCAGTGCTGGGCATTCGATGGAATGCTCGATCAAGCACGCACGCATAACATCTACCTGCAGTTGTGCATAGATCCCTATCCACCGGTCATAGCATATGAGAAGATGGGCTGGGGCGCACACCCTTACAAGCTACACTTCTTGGATAAGAACCGCCAGAATCCTCCACTCAACGCTTATAACATGCGAGAGTTCTTCTATGAGGATGGGGACCCTGCCAACAAGGGAGCAGGCACGATCTTCTATTACTGGATGCGCCGCTACAAGTACATCATGAGCAGATGGGGTTGGTCAGTGAACTTACCTATCATAGAACCATTCAATGAGATCGATCAAATGTTATCGTACAGAGAGTTGCCGAACGATTCATTGGGAAGCGGAGATGGCGTTTCCGACTGTAGCCAAGTGGACGATACTGCTATAGCGCATCGTGACATCTGCCGGGAGAATCGTGGACAGTGGTTGAGGGATGATGGTTTACCGCTGGTGCTCGATCAATGGCTCTCGGACATCGCGGACTACACCAGGGGTGAGGCGAACTTCCAAGACCCGGTTTCATCTCCTCTTGGTGAAGGGAAGAAGCTGTTCATGATCAGCTATACTGACGCCAGGGATGCGACCCATAATGGAAATTTGAATGTACCGCACTATCTGCCTTTTACGAATCCCAAAATTGACCTGATTGATGTGCATAAGGGTGCTTTCATGACGGAGCAAACCACAGAATGGGCAGCCAGCCAATTCATCCGACATATGACAGAGCATGCTGAGCGATTCTGGAGCAACTATCCCCAGCCCAATGCTCCGCAAGCCGCCCGCAAGCCGATAAACCATGGTGAAAGCCAGCACTACACCAGTTTCAACTACAGTGGGAAGCACCACGACCTTCTCAAGTATTTCCACAACTATGACATCGCCTTCCATACCGAGCTTTGGTCTTCCGCCTTCAGCGGCAAGTTCGCCGCTGGCACCACCTGGCATTGGGAGCGCGTGTTCTGGTGGCCCGATGCGTTGGAAACGCCGCCACCGGATCCTCAGAACCCATTCTCATCGCTGTTCACGAATGAGTTGGGACAACCCAACCATTTGTGGGTGAGCAATGCGGACTATCATGTCGTGAACAAACGGACCCATCATCACTTCAAGCCCCTGGCCGACCTGCTCAACCACCCGAGCTGGCTGGCCTACGACTTCTTCGGACAGGACTTCCGGGTGCGCCGGAATGAGGATTTCAGCGGGCTCGATGTTTACTATTTACAGAACAAGGTTCCTCCTTACGACCTGGCCAATGTGGCCATCGGCTGGGTGCAGAACAGGAACGCGTCACTCTACAACAACTACTACCTGCACAGCGGACGGCAGCGCTTCTTCGAATGCACTCCACCCGCTGGGGGCGAGGGCAGCACCACATGGCTCTCCGGTTTCGAGCCGGGCACCTATCACATCAGCTGGTTCCCCACACGCCTCAACAGCACCGTGCATCCGCCGGACGGCGAGGTGGCCACCTCCATCAGCGGCGCGATCGAGCTGGACCTCACCGGTCACTTCGGAGGCATCTTCAACAACTTCCTGGATACGCTGCGGTCGGACTACGCCTTCATCATCACCCCGCTGCCCTTTGTGAAGAGCCTGATGCAGGCCGATGAGCCAGAGGATTTGCCCATCGGCACCAGTTGGGATTTCCTGATCCACCCCAACCCCACGCGGGGCGAATTCACTCTCCGCTTCCCGGATGATGGTGCCAAGGATATCGCCATCATGGACCTCACAGGACGGCTGGTCGCACGGTATGCGAGCGTAACGGGCGCCTTCGTGCAGTTCCCACATTTGCACCTATCACAGGGCGCTTATTGGGTGCGTGCATCGGATGGCCAGCGGGCCAAGGCCAAACAACTCATCATCTACTGA
- a CDS encoding DUF5615 family PIN-like protein — protein MKLVVDMSLSPALAMMLTSGGHDAVHWSAVGPASAPDDDIMAWAAANDRIIITHDLDFGDLLHASGSTKPSVIIVREHDPHPERITGSLLLALERFNADLTAGALIAMTRNMARVRSLPLG, from the coding sequence ATGAAGCTCGTGGTGGATATGAGCTTGTCGCCTGCACTGGCGATGATGCTTACTTCCGGCGGTCATGATGCGGTCCATTGGAGTGCTGTGGGTCCGGCCAGTGCACCGGACGACGATATCATGGCGTGGGCCGCAGCGAACGATCGCATCATCATCACGCATGACCTCGACTTCGGTGATCTGCTCCACGCTTCCGGATCGACCAAGCCGAGCGTGATCATCGTTCGTGAGCATGACCCACACCCGGAGCGCATCACCGGATCTCTGCTCCTTGCCTTGGAGCGCTTCAATGCCGACTTGACCGCGGGTGCGCTGATCGCGATGACACGGAACATGGCTCGGGTTCGTTCGCTTCCCCTTGGATGA
- a CDS encoding GH3 auxin-responsive promoter family protein, which produces MSLKSTIARPLARWTTRAVLRRAMDPVATQLGVLRKLVRQGGSTVFGKEHQLHEVHDHASLVQAVPLRDYEGFRSYIDRIIAGEQDVLWPGRPLYLSKTSGTTSGAKYIPITRHSLPNHIGSARRALLAYIAHSGRADFVDGKMIFLQGSPVLDKKGVIPLGRLSGIVANHVPRYLLKNRLPSFATNSIPDWETKVEAIVTETMGEDLRLISGIPAWVQMYFERLLARTGKATVKEVFPNFSLFVYGGVNYGPYRSRMEALIGGHVPSVELFPASEGFIAYQDRDNDDGLLLVLDNGIYFGFLPMQGDDRRPLSIAEVELNTQYALVLYTNAGLWGYEIGDTIKFVSLSPPRIKVTGRTKHFTSAFGEHVIAEEVEGALKDAMAQVPCEVAEFTVAPQTAPAESLPHHEWFIEFAVPPSDMARFAAAIDGSLQQRNPYYRDLITGKVLRPLVITPVPRGGFAAWMKGRGMNDAQSKVPRLANDRRYVEGLGAAE; this is translated from the coding sequence GTGAGCCTCAAAAGCACCATCGCCAGACCCCTGGCCCGCTGGACCACCCGCGCGGTGCTGCGTCGTGCCATGGACCCGGTGGCGACGCAACTGGGTGTTCTGAGGAAGTTGGTGCGGCAGGGTGGCAGCACGGTCTTCGGCAAGGAGCACCAGCTGCATGAGGTGCATGACCACGCATCGTTGGTCCAAGCGGTTCCGCTGCGCGATTACGAGGGATTCCGTTCGTACATCGATCGAATCATCGCCGGAGAGCAGGATGTGTTGTGGCCTGGACGGCCGCTCTATTTGAGCAAGACCAGCGGCACCACCAGCGGGGCGAAGTACATCCCCATCACGCGGCACTCGCTGCCCAACCACATCGGCAGCGCGCGGCGGGCGCTGCTGGCCTACATCGCCCACAGCGGCCGTGCCGACTTCGTGGACGGCAAGATGATCTTCCTCCAGGGCAGCCCGGTGCTTGACAAGAAGGGCGTGATCCCCTTGGGGCGCCTCAGCGGCATCGTGGCCAACCACGTGCCCCGCTACCTGCTGAAGAACCGCCTGCCCAGCTTCGCCACCAACAGCATCCCCGACTGGGAGACGAAGGTGGAAGCGATCGTCACCGAAACGATGGGCGAGGACTTGCGGCTCATCAGCGGCATCCCCGCCTGGGTGCAGATGTACTTCGAGCGGTTGCTGGCACGCACCGGCAAGGCCACGGTGAAGGAGGTCTTCCCCAACTTCTCGCTCTTCGTGTACGGCGGGGTGAACTACGGGCCCTACCGCAGCCGCATGGAGGCGCTCATCGGCGGCCACGTGCCCAGCGTGGAGCTCTTTCCCGCCAGCGAGGGCTTCATCGCCTACCAGGACCGGGACAATGACGATGGGCTACTTCTGGTGCTGGACAATGGGATCTACTTCGGCTTCTTGCCCATGCAGGGCGATGATCGCCGCCCCCTGTCCATCGCCGAGGTGGAATTGAACACCCAGTACGCCCTGGTACTTTACACCAACGCCGGCCTGTGGGGCTACGAGATCGGCGACACCATCAAGTTCGTCTCGCTCTCTCCGCCACGCATCAAGGTCACCGGCCGCACCAAGCACTTCACCAGTGCGTTTGGGGAGCATGTGATCGCCGAGGAGGTGGAAGGGGCCTTGAAGGACGCCATGGCCCAAGTGCCTTGCGAAGTGGCCGAGTTCACCGTGGCACCACAGACCGCACCGGCCGAAAGCCTGCCGCACCACGAGTGGTTCATCGAATTCGCCGTGCCGCCATCGGATATGGCCCGCTTCGCCGCCGCGATCGATGGGTCATTGCAGCAACGCAACCCTTATTACCGCGACCTGATCACCGGCAAGGTGCTGCGTCCGCTGGTGATCACCCCTGTGCCGCGCGGAGGTTTCGCCGCCTGGATGAAGGGCCGCGGCATGAACGATGCGCAGAGCAAGGTGCCCAGGCTGGCGAACGATCGGCGGTATGTGGAGGGCTTGGGTGCTGCTGAATAG
- a CDS encoding M23 family metallopeptidase: MALEGGTPVADKRPRKRSLRRALRSTYRLVLIDDRTFAERFSMRMNRLNVLLLTIAAVLAYGAAITALIVFTPLKKYIPGYADQDIRSAAFQSALKADSLETELGVRDLFINNLRHVLSGELPVDSAALFRPVEHKPGEADLAPGKADSLLRARVAREEAYALSDGRPAGDRRDLAGVFFFPPIRGVVTSTFDRSEGHFGIDIVAPADAAVKACLDGTVTLASWTTDGGHVLQVQHRNDLVSVYKHNSVLLRKVGDRVRGGEVIAIVGNSGELTTGPHLHFELWQAGEPIDPQAFMVFQ, encoded by the coding sequence ATGGCCCTCGAAGGCGGCACCCCGGTAGCGGACAAGCGTCCCCGCAAGCGCTCGCTGCGCCGTGCCCTCCGGAGCACCTACCGGCTGGTGCTGATCGACGACCGCACCTTCGCCGAGCGCTTCAGCATGCGCATGAACCGGCTGAACGTGCTGCTGCTGACCATCGCGGCGGTGCTGGCCTATGGGGCCGCCATCACAGCGCTGATCGTCTTCACCCCGCTGAAGAAGTACATCCCCGGCTACGCCGACCAGGACATCCGCAGCGCCGCCTTCCAAAGCGCCTTGAAGGCCGACTCGCTGGAAACGGAACTCGGCGTGCGGGACCTCTTCATCAACAACTTGCGGCATGTGCTCAGTGGTGAGCTGCCGGTGGACAGCGCCGCGCTGTTCCGGCCCGTGGAGCACAAGCCTGGCGAGGCCGACCTGGCGCCCGGCAAGGCAGACAGCCTGCTGCGCGCCCGCGTGGCCCGCGAAGAGGCCTATGCCTTGTCCGACGGCCGCCCCGCCGGTGATCGCCGCGACCTGGCCGGGGTGTTCTTCTTCCCGCCCATCCGCGGGGTGGTCACCAGCACCTTCGACCGCAGCGAGGGGCACTTTGGCATCGACATCGTAGCGCCCGCCGATGCCGCCGTGAAAGCCTGCCTGGACGGCACGGTGACGCTGGCGAGTTGGACCACCGACGGCGGGCACGTGCTGCAGGTGCAGCACCGCAACGACCTGGTGAGCGTGTACAAGCACAACAGCGTGCTGCTGCGCAAGGTGGGCGACCGGGTGCGCGGCGGCGAGGTCATCGCCATCGTGGGCAACAGCGGCGAACTCACCACTGGCCCGCATCTTCACTTCGAACTCTGGCAGGCCGGCGAGCCGATCGATCCACAGGCCTTCATGGTGTTCCAATGA
- a CDS encoding DUF433 domain-containing protein: MEVAPRITIEPGKMGGRPCIRGMRITVGTIIGLLASKRSREEILALYPYLEDEDITAALHYVTLLANDQDVPIERA; the protein is encoded by the coding sequence ATGGAAGTGGCGCCGCGCATCACGATCGAACCCGGCAAGATGGGAGGCCGCCCGTGCATCCGTGGCATGCGTATCACCGTGGGCACCATCATCGGCCTGCTTGCCTCCAAGCGCAGCCGGGAGGAGATCCTTGCGCTGTACCCCTACTTGGAGGACGAGGACATCACGGCAGCCCTGCACTACGTGACCCTACTGGCCAACGACCAGGACGTTCCCATCGAGCGGGCATGA